In Homo sapiens chromosome 11, GRCh38.p14 Primary Assembly, one DNA window encodes the following:
- the TNNT3 gene encoding troponin T, fast skeletal muscle isoform X21 — translation MSDEEVEQVEEQYEEEEEAQEEEEKPRPKLTAPKIPEGEKVDFDDIQKKRQNKDLMELQALIDSHFEARKKEEEELVALKERIEKRRAERAEQQRIRAEKERERQNRLAEEKARREEEDAKRRAEDDLKKKKALSSMGANYSSYLAKADQKRGKKQTAREMKKKILAERRKPLNIDHLGEDKLRDKAKELWETLHQLEIDKFEFGEKLKRQKYDITTLRSRIDQAQKHSKKAGTPAKGKVGGRWK, via the exons ATGTCTGACGAGGAAGT TGAACAGGTGGAGG AGCAGTACGAAGAAGAAG AGGAAGCCCAGGAGGAAG AGGAGAAACCGAGACCCAA ACTCACTGCTCCTAAGATCCCAGAAGGGGAGAAAGTGGACTTCGAT GACATCCAGAAGAAGCGTCAGAACAAAGACCTAATGGAGCTCCAGGCCCTCATCGACAGCCACTTTGAAGCccggaagaaggaggaggaggagctggtcgCTCTCAAAGAGAGAATC GAGAAGCGCCGTGCAGAGAGAGCGGAGCAGCAGAGGATTCGtgcagagaaggagagggagcGCCAGAACAGACTGGCG GAGGAAAAGGccagaagggaggaggaggatgccAAGAGGAGGGCAGAGGACGacctgaagaagaagaaagctcTGTCTTCCATGGGAGCCAACTACAGCAGCTACCTGGCCAAG GCTGACCAGAAGAGAGGCAAGAAGCAGACAGCCCGGGAAATGAAGAAGAAGATTCTGGCTGAGAGACGCAAGCCGCTCAACATCGATCACCTTGGTGAAGACAAACTGAG GGACAAGGCCAAGGAGCTCTGGGAGACCCTGCACCAGCTGGAGATTGACAAGTTCGAGTTTGGGGAGAAGCTGAAACGCCAGAAATATGAC ATCACCACGCTCAGGAGCCGCATTGACCAGGCCCAGAAGCA CAGCAAGAAGGCTGGGACCCCAGCCAAGGGCAAAGTCGGCGGGCGCTGGAAGTAG
- the TNNT3 gene encoding troponin T, fast skeletal muscle isoform X8, translated as MSDEEVEQVEEQYEEEEEAQEEVHEPEEVQEEEKPRPKLTAPKIPEGEKVDFDDIQKKRQNKDLMELQALIDSHFEARKKEEEELVALKERIEKRRAERAEQQRIRAEKERERQNRLAEEKARREEEDAKRRAEDDLKKKKALSSMGANYSSYLAKADQKRGKKQTAREMKKKILAERRKPLNIDHLGEDKLRDKAKELWETLHQLEIDKFEFGEKLKRQKYDITTLRSRIDQAQKHSKKAGTPAKGKVGGRWK; from the exons ATGTCTGACGAGGAAGT TGAACAGGTGGAGG AGCAGTACGAAGAAGAAG AGGAAGCCCAGGAGGAAG TTCATGAACCAG AGGAAGTTCAAGAAG AGGAGAAACCGAGACCCAA ACTCACTGCTCCTAAGATCCCAGAAGGGGAGAAAGTGGACTTCGAT GACATCCAGAAGAAGCGTCAGAACAAAGACCTAATGGAGCTCCAGGCCCTCATCGACAGCCACTTTGAAGCccggaagaaggaggaggaggagctggtcgCTCTCAAAGAGAGAATC GAGAAGCGCCGTGCAGAGAGAGCGGAGCAGCAGAGGATTCGtgcagagaaggagagggagcGCCAGAACAGACTGGCG GAGGAAAAGGccagaagggaggaggaggatgccAAGAGGAGGGCAGAGGACGacctgaagaagaagaaagctcTGTCTTCCATGGGAGCCAACTACAGCAGCTACCTGGCCAAG GCTGACCAGAAGAGAGGCAAGAAGCAGACAGCCCGGGAAATGAAGAAGAAGATTCTGGCTGAGAGACGCAAGCCGCTCAACATCGATCACCTTGGTGAAGACAAACTGAG GGACAAGGCCAAGGAGCTCTGGGAGACCCTGCACCAGCTGGAGATTGACAAGTTCGAGTTTGGGGAGAAGCTGAAACGCCAGAAATATGAC ATCACCACGCTCAGGAGCCGCATTGACCAGGCCCAGAAGCA CAGCAAGAAGGCTGGGACCCCAGCCAAGGGCAAAGTCGGCGGGCGCTGGAAGTAG
- the TNNT3 gene encoding troponin T, fast skeletal muscle isoform 3 (isoform 3 is encoded by transcript variant 3), which yields MSDEEVEQVEEQYEEEEEAQEEEEVQEEEKPRPKLTAPKIPEGEKVDFDDIQKKRQNKDLMELQALIDSHFEARKKEEEELVALKERIEKRRAERAEQQRIRAEKERERQNRLAEEKARREEEDAKRRAEDDLKKKKALSSMGANYSSYLAKADQKRGKKQTAREMKKKILAERRKPLNIDHLGEDKLRDKAKELWETLHQLEIDKFEFGEKLKRQKYDIMNVRARVQMLAKFSKKAGTPAKGKVGGRWK from the exons ATGTCTGACGAGGAAGT TGAACAGGTGGAGG AGCAGTACGAAGAAGAAG AGGAAGCCCAGGAGGAAG AGGAAGTTCAAGAAG AGGAGAAACCGAGACCCAA ACTCACTGCTCCTAAGATCCCAGAAGGGGAGAAAGTGGACTTCGAT GACATCCAGAAGAAGCGTCAGAACAAAGACCTAATGGAGCTCCAGGCCCTCATCGACAGCCACTTTGAAGCccggaagaaggaggaggaggagctggtcgCTCTCAAAGAGAGAATC GAGAAGCGCCGTGCAGAGAGAGCGGAGCAGCAGAGGATTCGtgcagagaaggagagggagcGCCAGAACAGACTGGCG GAGGAAAAGGccagaagggaggaggaggatgccAAGAGGAGGGCAGAGGACGacctgaagaagaagaaagctcTGTCTTCCATGGGAGCCAACTACAGCAGCTACCTGGCCAAG GCTGACCAGAAGAGAGGCAAGAAGCAGACAGCCCGGGAAATGAAGAAGAAGATTCTGGCTGAGAGACGCAAGCCGCTCAACATCGATCACCTTGGTGAAGACAAACTGAG GGACAAGGCCAAGGAGCTCTGGGAGACCCTGCACCAGCTGGAGATTGACAAGTTCGAGTTTGGGGAGAAGCTGAAACGCCAGAAATATGAC ATCATGAATGTCCGGGCCAGAGTGCAGATGCTGGCCAAGTT CAGCAAGAAGGCTGGGACCCCAGCCAAGGGCAAAGTCGGCGGGCGCTGGAAGTAG
- the TNNT3 gene encoding troponin T, fast skeletal muscle isoform X19, with protein MSDEEVEQVEEEAQEEEEVQEDTAEEDAEEEKPRPKLTAPKIPEGEKVDFDDIQKKRQNKDLMELQALIDSHFEARKKEEEELVALKERIEKRRAERAEQQRIRAEKERERQNRLAEEKARREEEDAKRRAEDDLKKKKALSSMGANYSSYLAKADQKRGKKQTAREMKKKILAERRKPLNIDHLGEDKLRDKAKELWETLHQLEIDKFEFGEKLKRQKYDITTLRSRIDQAQKHSKKAGTPAKGKVGGRWK; from the exons ATGTCTGACGAGGAAGT TGAACAGGTGGAGG AGGAAGCCCAGGAGGAAG AGGAAGTTCAAGAAG ACACCGCAGAGGAGGACGCGGAAG AGGAGAAACCGAGACCCAA ACTCACTGCTCCTAAGATCCCAGAAGGGGAGAAAGTGGACTTCGAT GACATCCAGAAGAAGCGTCAGAACAAAGACCTAATGGAGCTCCAGGCCCTCATCGACAGCCACTTTGAAGCccggaagaaggaggaggaggagctggtcgCTCTCAAAGAGAGAATC GAGAAGCGCCGTGCAGAGAGAGCGGAGCAGCAGAGGATTCGtgcagagaaggagagggagcGCCAGAACAGACTGGCG GAGGAAAAGGccagaagggaggaggaggatgccAAGAGGAGGGCAGAGGACGacctgaagaagaagaaagctcTGTCTTCCATGGGAGCCAACTACAGCAGCTACCTGGCCAAG GCTGACCAGAAGAGAGGCAAGAAGCAGACAGCCCGGGAAATGAAGAAGAAGATTCTGGCTGAGAGACGCAAGCCGCTCAACATCGATCACCTTGGTGAAGACAAACTGAG GGACAAGGCCAAGGAGCTCTGGGAGACCCTGCACCAGCTGGAGATTGACAAGTTCGAGTTTGGGGAGAAGCTGAAACGCCAGAAATATGAC ATCACCACGCTCAGGAGCCGCATTGACCAGGCCCAGAAGCA CAGCAAGAAGGCTGGGACCCCAGCCAAGGGCAAAGTCGGCGGGCGCTGGAAGTAG
- the TNNT3 gene encoding troponin T, fast skeletal muscle isoform 12 (isoform 12 is encoded by transcript variant 16) has translation MELQALIDSHFEARKKEEEELVALKERIEKRRAERAEQQRIRAEKERERQNRLAEEKARREEEDAKRRAEDDLKKKKALSSMGANYSSYLAKADQKRGKKQTAREMKKKILAERRKPLNIDHLGEDKLRDKAKELWETLHQLEIDKFEFGEKLKRQKYDITTLRSRIDQAQKHSKKAGTPAKGKVGGRWK, from the exons ATGGAGCTCCAGGCCCTCATCGACAGCCACTTTGAAGCccggaagaaggaggaggaggagctggtcgCTCTCAAAGAGAGAATC GAGAAGCGCCGTGCAGAGAGAGCGGAGCAGCAGAGGATTCGtgcagagaaggagagggagcGCCAGAACAGACTGGCG GAGGAAAAGGccagaagggaggaggaggatgccAAGAGGAGGGCAGAGGACGacctgaagaagaagaaagctcTGTCTTCCATGGGAGCCAACTACAGCAGCTACCTGGCCAAG GCTGACCAGAAGAGAGGCAAGAAGCAGACAGCCCGGGAAATGAAGAAGAAGATTCTGGCTGAGAGACGCAAGCCGCTCAACATCGATCACCTTGGTGAAGACAAACTGAG GGACAAGGCCAAGGAGCTCTGGGAGACCCTGCACCAGCTGGAGATTGACAAGTTCGAGTTTGGGGAGAAGCTGAAACGCCAGAAATATGAC ATCACCACGCTCAGGAGCCGCATTGACCAGGCCCAGAAGCA CAGCAAGAAGGCTGGGACCCCAGCCAAGGGCAAAGTCGGCGGGCGCTGGAAGTAG